The following coding sequences are from one Pongo abelii isolate AG06213 chromosome 3, NHGRI_mPonAbe1-v2.0_pri, whole genome shotgun sequence window:
- the GK2 gene encoding glycerol kinase 2: MAAPKTAAVGPLVGAVVQGTNSTRFLVFNSKTAELLSHHKVELTQEFPKEGWVEQDPKEILQSVYECIARTCEKLDELNIDISNIKAVGVSNQRETTVIWDKLTGEPLYNAVVWLDLRTQTTVEDLSKKIPGNSNFVKSKTGLPLSTYFSAVKLRWMLDNVRNVQKAVEEGRALFGTIDSWLIWSLTGGVNGGVHCTDVTNASRTMLFNIHSLEWDKELCDFFEIPMDLLPNVFSCSEIYGLIKTGALEGVPISGCLGDQCAALVGQMCFQEGQAKNTYGTGCFLLCNTGRKCVFSEHGLLTTVAYKLGREKPAYYALEGSVAIAGAVIRWLRDNLGIIETSGDIEKLAKEVGTSYGCYFVPAFSGLYAPYWEPSARGILCGLTQFTNKCHIAFAALEAVCFQTREILEAMNRDCGIPLRHLQVDGGMTNNKVLMQLQADILHIPVIKPFMPETTALGAAMAAGAAEGVSIWSLEPEALSVLRMERFEPQIQATESEIRYATWKKAVMKSMGWVTSQSPESGDPSIFSSLPLGFFIVSSMVMLIGARYISGVP, encoded by the coding sequence ATGGCAGCCCCGAAGACAGCAGCTGTGGGGCCGTTGGTGGGAGCGGTGGTCCAGGGCACCAACTCCACTCGCTTTCTGGTTTTCAATTCAAAAACAGCGGAACTACTTAGTCATCACAAAGTGGAATTAACACAAGAGTTCCCAAAAGAAGGATGGGTGGAACAAGACCCTAAGGAAATTCTTCAGTCTGTCTATGAGTGTATAGCAAGAACGTGTGAGAAACTTGACGAACTAAATATTGATATATCCAACATAAAAGCTGTTGGTGTCAGCAATCAGAGGGAAACCACTGTAATCTGGGACAAGTTAACAGGAGAGCCTCTCTACAATGCTGTGGTGTGGCTGGATCTAAGAACCCAGACTACCGTTGAGGATCTTAGtaaaaaaattccaggaaataGTAACTTCGTCAAGTCTAAGACAGGCCTTCCCCTCAGCACTTACTTCAGTGCAGTAAAACTTCGTTGGATGCTTGACAATGTGAGAAACGTCCAAAAGGCTGTTGAAGAAGGTAGAGCTCTTTTTGGCACCATTGATTCATGGCTTATCTGGAGTTTGACAGGAGGAGTTAATGGAGGTGTGCATTGTACAGATGTAACAAATGCAAGCAGGACAATGCTTTTTAATATCCATTCTTTGGAATGGGATAAAGAGCTCTGTGACTTTTTTGAAATTCCAATGGACCTTCTTCCAAATGTCTTCAGTTGCTCTGAGATCTATGGCCTAATTAAAACTGGGGCCCTGGAAGGTGTGCCAATATCTGGGTGTTTGGGGGACCAATGTGCTGCATTAGTAGGACAAATGTGCTTCCAGGAGGGACAAGCCAAAAACACCTATGGAACAGGTTGCTTCTTACTGTGTAATACAGGTCGTAAATGTGTGTTTTCTGAACACGGCCTTCTGACCACAGTAGCTTACAAACTAGGCAGAGAGAAGCCAGCATATTATGCATTGGAAGGTTCTGTTGCTATAGCAGGTGCTGTTATTCGTTGGCTAAGAGACAATCTTGGAATTATAGAGACCTCAGGAGACATTGAAAAACTTGCTAAAGAAGTAGGAACTTCTTATGGCTGTTACTTTGTCCCAGCCTTTTCAGGGTTATATGCACCTTATTGGGAGCCCAGTGCAAGAGGGATACTCTGTGGCCTCACTCAGTTTACCAATAAATGTCATATTGCTTTTGCTGCATTAGAAGCTGTTTGTTTCCAAACCCGAGAGATTTTGGAAGCCATGAACCGTGACTGTGGAATTCCACTTCGTCATTTGCAGGTAGATGGAGGAATGACCAACAACAAAGTTCTTATGCAACTACAAGCAGATATTCTTCATATTCCAGTAATAAAACCCTTTATGCCTGAAACAACTGCACTAGGAGCTGCCATGGCAGCAGGGGCTGCAGAGGGAGTCAGCATTTGGAGCCTTGAACCTGAGGCTTTGTCAGTTCTCAGGATGGAACGATTTGAACCACAGATCCAGGCCACAGAAAGTGAAATTCGTTATGCCACATGGAAGAAAGCCGTAATGAAGTCAATGGGTTGGGTTACCAGTCAGTCTCCTGAAAGTGGTGATCCTTCTATCTTCTCTAGTCTGCCTTTGGGATTTTTTATAGTGAGTAGCATGGTAATGCTAATTGGAGCAAGATATATCTCAGGTGTACCATAA